The DNA window GCCGCACACCATTTTGTTGCACCCTGCAGTTTTGCTGATGGCCATTCGGCACTTTGGACATAATCGGACATCATTATATAATGCTTTGATGTTCAGTATTTCCTGTGCCACCTCTCTCTCAGACATCCTCCCTGACGCCTGCAAACATGAAACAAGTAAGTCAATAAAAGGAAAAATGTCCCTAGAGTATAATGTCAGCATTTTGCAACTCATTGAATAACTCTGTAGCACAAAGGTGCCAAAAGCGTATTCTGTATGGTACCCTTGAAATAGTTTTGATGAGATTTCTCACCGAGTACTCATAATTTGTATATCATTGAAGGATTTACTGATGAACCATCAGATATGTTTATCGGAGATTAACAGATCACTACTACTAGAATGACAATCAACTGCTAATATAGAAAAGAATTCACTGGATATATTTCATTTTGTACCTGCCAGCGCTGGAGCTTTTCCTCTGGAGTCAAGCACTGCCTCCTAGGATGACATGGCTCCTTATAAAACGAGCAGAAGAAAAAGGAGCATTTTGGACATTGTGCATTATTATCCTCATCTTCCAAGCAACTGATCACGCATCTTGGACAGTAAACCACATCTGACATGGAGTCCAGTGCTTTCTCAAGAGTAAGCCTATCCCAACGTTCAAATTCATCTTCTGTAAGAAGTCTCTTCAACACATAGGGTGGAATTGAAGCATTGCACTTGGTATCAGGGCATACCAACTGAAACACACTACCTTCCTTGACATGCATCCTGCATAACGTCCCCAAGCACTTCACACAAAAGAGGTGTTGGCATGGAAGCCTGATGAAGTTTGAACCTAATTGTTTCAAAACTTAAGTTAGTTTACAGGGAAAAGAACTTCAGATTGAGCGTGTTCAGTTTCCTATGAAAAATCTTAGAAATAAACCGGTGAAATAACAGGTTCATTGGGCCTTATTAGCACACAATTACAATTAATGTGTGAAGCATGAAAGTTTCAGCCAGTTAATTGTTAGAGCTATGGCACAGATTCAACAAGTGAAAGGCATGGAGCGAATTTGGTTCGTATGATTGCAATGTGAGAAGGATGGTGTTTTTTAGGAGCTTACCTTTGCTCTGGCTGAGGCATATCATGCACATGTGGAGATCCTCAAGAAATGCTTGATAGCGCTTCTTACTACTGTAACTGAGCATGGATGGAATTACAGACTCCAAGGAGAGACTTCTTGAGATTGCACGATTATCTCCTTTCTGCATTGGAGTATCTGGACCTAACGTTATTTTTCCATCAAACCAGAGATATGACCGAGAAGAATTTCTTAGCGACTCAACCCACCGGTATACCACTTCCTGCCCTGGTAACTCTGCCCAAATGGTGTCAAGCATCTTACAGAGCTGCGAAACATTAGGCCCATCCATCCACTTAACAGTGACTGTAAAATATGGGGGTTCTTTGCTAGGATAGGACAGTGGAAGCAAGCATGTCAAGACCAAAGGAGGCAAGTACTCAAAATTACAAGTGTAAGAAAAATCTTCTGGTTCGTCACCATGCCCTTCTATTCCAACGCAACATCTTCCATCTTTTGGATTTTTCTCATTAGCTGAAGAAAGCTTAGCACACACTTCAGCGCCATCATTCAAATCGTAATGTATGTAAATCTGGAACACAGAAGGCAAACCATCAAAACAAAATTCCACCATCCAAGAACAGTAGAAACGACAATGATGACCAACACAAAGAACCTCGAAATAGCGGAGCCCCCCTTTCTTTCCGAATACAGCCAGATCATCACTATATATTGCCTCCAAAGCCATCAGCTGCAACAAATGGTCACATCAAGTAAACAAGcaggggagcgtatcctatgcacacaggtcctcgcgtgtacacaccatgtacaccaactaaaaattatcacaaaaaattctagaaaaattcatacatgtactttcaatagtattacatctacgtgcaaagtcgcatcttcaaattcattctacatagaaaataacaaaaaagataaaattctgacaaaattgcaaccttaaaactatcagattttttgttttttttgttacggctaaaatataatgaatttgacgttaagattttaaccctaggtgtaatacaattgaaagtatgtgtatgattttttctagattttttggtgacattttttagttggtgtgcacgtgtgtacacgtgagggcctgtgtgcataggatatgttgccaacAAGCAGTACCCTTATTACGATGAAATGTAACTATTATCGGTTCAATAGAAAACCTACAGAGTACAACAATTCCTCCTTTGGTTCCCCCACTAAAAAtgatttcttttcttctgtAAAGAACTAAATGATTACAAAATCGCATGCAAAGCGTATAACCAGCTCCTTTTCCTCAATGCAGTTTATATGCTAATGATCTCTGGATCGCTTCCTCAAATTGAAAGCGAAagcctgcattttttttcctctcgaaggggaaaaaaagatcgCAACTTTGTGCAAAACCCTCGCCCAAAACCCTGCAATTCCAAACGTTCCCAGCTCAATATCACACGAGACTACGAATACAGCAACCCCATTGCAAGAAAATTCACCAAAGCACAGACCAAAATCAACAAATTATTGAAATTTCCTGATCCGATCAGTAGATCAGTGTACCAGACCTCGTCCTCCTGCCGCTGCCGGTTGTCTCGTatctcatcttcctcctcctcccccttccccttccccttctcctcggTGCAGCAGAGACCAacccgcgccgcggccgccgccgtcacggcCTCCTCCAGCCTCGactccgcctcggccgccgccacccacggGGCGTCCAGGTCGAACACGTCATCACCGCCGCCCCCCTCGCACGAGACCCCGCGCGCTCCCTCGTCgcgcgacgaggacgaggaggaggaagccgcgGACGGCGACGAGAATACCGGGGAGAGGTCGGGGTGGGGCTCCAgcgccggtgacgacgacgacgaggcgacggcggaTGCTGCTGCCATGGCGCGAGCTCTCTCTCGTCGGAGGAGGAATCGTACGTAGTACGCTTGTTTGTGTTTGCTGGGGGCTTGGGGCCTTTGGGGCCGTATCTGCTTGGTTTATAGCCCATTAAATAACCATATACAAAAATTTGACATTAACAATACCAATAAAGACTGCTACTATAGTACTATTTGGTTTAATGTCAATTGATTGGTACTGTAAAAAATTCTGATATAAGGAagctaaaataaaatctaaacacTTGCAGAAAATTTTGAAAGCAGATTTAACAATGCCACCTGCCATTGTGAAAATTTAGCAAATTATACGACCcagttttaataaaattttagccCTGCAACTTGCTATTATCAAAATTACTTATGGTGAAATCTGAATTCATGTCTATgaagtgcttatatttatgACTAATTGTTCTTTTAATACAAGTgatgtttttttctaattttgtttttttttaaaaatgctACAAACAATAAAAAAGTGATCTTTGCTATTATACACCTTAAAAAGGTTAATTTACACGATAACACTCTAGAAGAATGGTAATGTGCTACATGACACTAAAGCATTAAAATACTATTTTTATTAGAGCTAGAGAAAGAATTTTTATTAGAATGGTAATGTGCACGGCGTGAGGAgcagtggcgacggcgacctcgtTGTGGGGTTGCACAACGGTAGCGAACTTGCAGTGGGATGCGTGCGTAGCCTGTGCTCACGCACAGCAAGGACGTGCGTGAGGAGTAGTGGCGCGACTGCATGGAGCGCCAGCGACAAATTCAGTGctggaggaagagggagagaagagagaagaagatgagggcaAAACTAATATTTTACTCCATCCGTAATATGAGCTTTTTTTAAGTTGGATACGATTATTAAGAAAttatgtagaattaaatagaggAGGTTTATGATTAgatgagaagtggaggtaggtaggaaaattgaatggtgTAGGTATATGATTGTTTGAGAAGAGAATATTAGTGAAgaagttaatatattttgagacaaagtcTAGAGGCTAGAAGTAGTTATAATTTGGAATAGAAGGAATACatggtttctctctcatcaattgaATGGATGATGTATTTTAATGAGTTCGACGTTTTATCATAAGTTACCATATTTTTTAGTGCACTCAGACAAATTTATGTTCTTGTAATATCTATCAACAAatatcatactttttttttcttttgtaaatttTGGTAGATAACATGTCGGTAAGCCCGCAGCAAACGCATGGGCCTTTGTGCGTGGAGCCCCACAGCAGGCCTATCTTACTAAACAGAGATAAAAACCCAATATGTATGGGCCTAAGCCTATTAACGCAATTCTGATAATACTCCCCGTAAAACCGTGGAAAGAATCGTCATTCCAGAATCCGAAAACTCAAAATACATTTCTATTTGAACCAATTTTTAAACCTGAAGATTACAATTTGaacccaacatttttttttactcgaaTTGACAGGGGCCGCGCGAACGCGTACCCCCACTTCCACAAATTATGATGTCCACTCTCCCACTTGGGGAGATGGTAAGCTAGCGCCCCTCCTTTGTGCAATGGAGATCACCAGCCTAGGCCATGAGCTTTCTTGATCGCCCATAGACCCCATCCAGGTAAGTATGTTTCATTGGCACCCATGGCTTATCTTTTATACCCCCTCCTCCCTCACATCTCCCCTTAAGCAAGCAGTATGGtactaaaactttttttaaaaaattacaggGCCAATTGATGGGCCGTAAGTCTAGCTTCAGGCCCAATCAGCCCCATTGGTTAAGTCGACCCATCAATGATGCTTCAAGGGTGATTAGAGTTGTAATAACAATGCTTATGTGATTCCTCCTCTGTTAGGTAACCTACCTCCTTATCATGCTCTGTGATGACGTCCCTAATCATGCATTTTGCTCACATCCAAGAAGACACAATATTAAGCATAAACTAGTGCAAGAGGGGGCAGAGGAGAAGAGTAGGAAACATGGGCAGATGTGTGAAAGGAGACAAGGAAAGGTGGCATCACAATTGTCAAAAACACAACTGCATCGCATGCATGTATAGTCTAGAGCCCAAAGCATGGCGATTGGTCTAGATATAAATGGTGTTAGGAATTTGATGGTAAAGCGTTTGCATCATAGTGACGACATGCATGATGatatatacacacatgcattactgttgcagccttgcagggcCTACTACTACTGTTCTTTTGGGGGGTTTACTTTGGCATCTGGGATATGGACACCATGTCCTATATAATCCCTCcaatttttaatagatgatatCATTAACTTTTGAAAACATGTTtgattatttatcttatttaaaaattttgttcaaatacATGATATAAATCACGTTTAAGGtatttttagtgataaaacaactcacaacaaaataaatttaaattacgtaaaatttttgaattagacgaatagtcaaacatgtccCAAAAATCAACTGCGTCATCTatgaaaaaacagaggtaaTATATGTTTCACGTAAAAGCATTTTTCTGATAAATCTATCAACATCATTTCACATATCAAATgcaaacattatatatatatatatatatatatatatatatatatatatatatatatatatatatatatatatatatatatatatatatatatatatatatatatattagtggtTTAAGATTATGAGATCTGGCTGGACTCTGAAACTCTCATTAATTGTTGTGTTTCTCAGAGCCATGAGATCATGCATACATACACCGGTAAACATCAGTCCTTCGGTACTTGGTCGTTGATTCAATACCAACATCTGCTGGAAACTGATGTTAAAAGTACATAAGTTACATCTCTGGTTAACTCGTACCGGCAATCTTGACTCATTTGTGATTGCATGCACCACTTAATCTGCCCAACATATATAgacatcccaaaaaaaaaattaacacctTTTTTGTGCATCCTAGCCTAACTATCACCTTTTTTACTGCCCAAAAGCATATATGCATCTTTGCATGTGTTGTTCCCATCGATGCCGTCTTCGTATTGGATTGGTATAGTACTCCTTTATATACGGTCGTACAATTATACGCGTGTATTGTACTAGAAGTATGTAGCATCACTGGACGATTCGGTCGAGTTGGGTAATCGTATATCTCCTAATCTAGAGATAAAAATGGGTAATTAACGACGAGCTTACACGTAGTAATCCATGGGGTTACTCGTGATGACAGCCGAGGGCTCGTGTCcctgccacgtggcggctgCCGTGGGGCCCGCTTGGAAGTAGCACGACACTGGGTCCTCCACGACGGCGGAGGGTGGTGGGCCAGCGCGACCGGGCTGACCTTGTGGGCCCGGGTGGCAGTGGTAGTCGTCCGTGGGCCCCCACAGCCCGAGCTCCTTCTCCAAGTCCTCCAACCACcactccttcccctcctcctcctccaggctGGTCGTGGTGGCCACTGTTGcattggccgccgccgccgcggccgcattgctccacgccggcggcggcgcttcggtGCACCCGTCGCCGGCTCCGCCGTCCATGATGCTCCATAGCTCCGGCCCGAGGTCCACGATTTCGGGCAGGTCGAGCAGCGGGTCCACGCCTGCACGGGCGCACGACGGGGACGTGGACGAgcacggcgacgtcggcgccgacgccgacgccgacaccgCGGGGCAGTACGTTTCCGGGACAACGGGGTCAACCAGCATGTCGAAGTCGAAGCAGCAGGGGTCGAGCTCGAGCATGGGGATCTCGATCTTgtccgtctcctcctcctcctccttgctcgTGTTGCTCTGCTCGCCGGCTGAGTCGCCGCTGGAGCAGttggtcgtggtggtggtggacgacgacggcgatggggaCGGGACGAGCACGTCGGTGCAGGTCGTCTTCTTCTTGCTCTTGCCCCCACCCTTCTTCTGCTCCGGCGACACCCGCTTCTTGAGGTGCGTGTTCCAGACgttcttgatctcgttgtccGTCCTCCCCGGCAGGCACGACGCGATCTTCGACCACCTGAGAAAATTCGATCACAAACTCAGACAATCAGCGCACTGAATCCAACTTATTCAAATCAAGAATCGCACTCGAAATTCCCATGGCTACAGCGGCGTACGTACTTGTTGCCAAGAAGGCCGTGAAGCTTGATGatggtctcctcctcctcggcggtgaAGTTGCCGCGCTTGAGGTCCGGCCGGAGGTAGTTGATCCACCGGAGTCGGCAGCTCTTCCCGCACCGGAGCAAACCTGCAcacgacaaaaaaaaacacccacGATTCATCAGAACCTGCTCTTTCTTCCACCTCTGCAACGACAACAACAAGCTGCTCTCTCTGCCTCTCTCTGCGGCGGCGATGCGTTACCTGCTTGCTTGGGCAGGGCGCGCCAGTTGGCGTGGCCGTACTTCTGAATGTAGGCGACGAGCCTCATGTCCTCCTCCGGCGTCCACGACCCCTTGTTCAGCCCCACCTTGGCGCAGCACGGTGCCCGGCCCTTCCCCATCGTACGTCGTccgtccccggccgccgccgccgccgcccacaacAACTCGTGTCTCGGTGTTGCCTCTGCCTCCGTgctctgttgctgctgctgctgttgtgtgTGTTCAGGCGTGCGGCCAAGCTGCAGCCGGGACACTGGCAGCTCGGGGCGTATTTATACAGCGAGTTCGCTGGCTTGGGGGTGTGGTATGCTTGGTGGCGACGTGCGCGTCGCTGACGAGGGGTGACGGCGACCCCGCGCGCGCGACAGGTGACACCGAGCTCCGAGCTGCGGCTCCCACCGCGCAGACTCCGTCGCTCACCAACCAAACCCCTCCCGCCcaacgcgcgcgctcgccgcgacAACGCCTACTTTGCACGTAACTTTAGTTAAAATCAAACtgtttaaaatttaagtttatagaaaaaaaataataacattttcaactcaagatttattatgaaaatatatttaattaataatttgataaaaattaatttaatattataaatactattatattttttcataaacttaattaaactcgAAACAGTTTAACGTCTTATGATCTGAATCGGTGGAGTAGTAATTAACACCTCGTCTCCCAATCTCCCACGGATATCATATCAACTTCTCTCCTCGGTGCTCGGCGAAAaaggtgataaaaaaaaaagaggttctCCCTTTTTGTTGCACCGCGGGTGATTCGCATTGCGTAGTTTATTCCCGCGGCCGTTGATTTCCGTGGCACCGGCGGGGTCGGGGCCGACGTTGCACCGGCGGCCGCGATCGCGTGGGGGCCTCGCGGGCGATCTCGCCATCTCTCCCAAGTTGCCCAGTTGGGTGTGTATCTCTCAGTAGGCATCTCGCGTGGCCTCACCGTGATTAGACGTGTGTGATTGCTTGCCGATCTCGACAATGGCGACGGTGTTGCATCATCAGACGAACCGAGGGTTATGGAGGAACAGTGAAAAGCATCATGTACGTTTttgacagggtgaaaaaaagaagaagaggagatttAAATGGGACAGGGATGGGTGGCTATAATTAAGATCAATTCACTTACCTTATTTTCCACTGTTTTGTCCTAATCAACGTGAATGGTAGGGTATAGGGATCAGAATTAAAGCGCTTTGCTTGGAATTAAATCAATCGCACGCTTGCAACAGTTCGTACTGTTCTATGAAACTCTGACGGGTCGAAAGAATACAAATCTTGCTTGCACTTGCACAGTTGCACTGCACCGAGGACAGATTAGGCTCGTGGTCTAGGATTCATCCACACCAACGGGAACTGAAATTTAGAGTGGATTGCAACTTGACAGGAGATAGTTAAACTTGTTGAGTTTAATAGTACTCATGAGTACGGTAGTTTTCTATACTGTCACTTGTATAGTTGTATAGTCGGTACCTTTTATCGAAGAAAGACAAGTTCCTTCGTATGGGTGTATGAATGTGATCGAATCATCGAAATGTATTTAAATTTTCAGTACCTGCAGCTGTGGATGTgatcaaaacattttttttttatgaagggCAGATTCTCACCGCTAAGATCTCTTTGAACTGTCATGTCTACAAATTCCACTGACAGCAGGCACATTAAAAGGGAGGGAAGAATATCCGCTAATTTTGCAGTTGAAATGTTCTGTCAGGAATGCTAGTTTTATCTGTACCCAAGACTGCatagatgcaaaaaaaaaaattgctggcATTTGGTACACATGGACCACTCTGTTGTCTTTCTCTTAAAGATATTAATATCAACGTTGTTATATAAACTCTGAGAATTAATAATGTTTACATTAACAGTAGTGACACTTCCACAAACTCATGTTTTGGGAtatatttccttttattttttcccctcGTATCAACTTGTATTCCTTTCAATATGCACCCACTACCTACTCATACAACTTTTTAATGCAGTTGAAAATAGAAGAGCAAAAATAGACTACCTACTCGCTGAGTCCTTGTCTTAATTTCTTCTGCGAGACGCATCTCGTCATTTGTCAAACAGAAATCTGATTAGCCAAATAATAATTTACTGCTCATGCTGATCAGTGGAAGCACGCAAATGTAAAACATATCTGTTCTTTGTTGTAGTCCACAAGCATGATATTCCTGCACCTTCTCCTGTCCTAATGATGTTACCCAAGGCTAGATTACACATCAAATTCAGTCCTGTATGCAACCAAATTTGAGCAAAGCCGTATCAAAGTGTCGAATCAATCAGTACTTGCCCAGAGTTCTCAAAAATGCAACCCTTCTTGTATAAGCTAATCGTGTCATTAGCTAATTGGCTGCCAATTGTAGAAACAAAATTCTTTGACCAGCCAACAGCACACGGCCGGTGCCACGTCGTCTTTCTTATTTAATTGAATGGGAAAGGCGATAACATTATCTTATTCATTATGAAAATGCAACACACATACTATTAACTCGCAAGTGTCACATTGCCATTTCGAAAATGAACTTCGTGTCTCCTTCATTACAGAAAGAAACAGAGCATGCCCTTCACACTACACGCTCGTTTGTAAATTAGTATTTCCAATGTCAGTAAGAATCACTTTTCTGTTGAAACCATGATTCCTGTAGCGAGTCCGACAATATGCTACTCCGTATATGACTCATCCAGCAGAGAAAACAATCACGTACGGCTCAGAATCTTGGTTTCTTTAGGCTGCAAATGGTTCAGAATCTCTAATCCATTAAAACATTCTACAGTAGTTGTGAGAGTTGCAATACATCTTATGATCTAATCCAACAGCAAATCgcatactagtactactactactagctttAAAGATAGTATAGTTCCATATCGAT is part of the Oryza glaberrima chromosome 4, OglaRS2, whole genome shotgun sequence genome and encodes:
- the LOC127769616 gene encoding myb-related protein Zm1-like; translation: MGKGRAPCCAKVGLNKGSWTPEEDMRLVAYIQKYGHANWRALPKQAGLLRCGKSCRLRWINYLRPDLKRGNFTAEEEETIIKLHGLLGNKWSKIASCLPGRTDNEIKNVWNTHLKKRVSPEQKKGGGKSKKKTTCTDVLVPSPSPSSSTTTTTNCSSGDSAGEQSNTSKEEEEETDKIEIPMLELDPCCFDFDMLVDPVVPETYCPAVSASASAPTSPCSSTSPSCARAGVDPLLDLPEIVDLGPELWSIMDGGAGDGCTEAPPPAWSNAAAAAAANATVATTTSLEEEEGKEWWLEDLEKELGLWGPTDDYHCHPGPQGQPGRAGPPPSAVVEDPVSCYFQAGPTAAATWQGHEPSAVITSNPMDYYV
- the LOC127769706 gene encoding uncharacterized protein LOC127769706 isoform X1, producing the protein MAAASAVASSSSSPALEPHPDLSPVFSSPSAASSSSSSSRDEGARGVSCEGGGGDDVFDLDAPWVAAAEAESRLEEAVTAAAAARVGLCCTEEKGKGKGEEEEDEIRDNRQRQEDELMALEAIYSDDLAVFGKKGGLRYFEIYIHYDLNDGAEVCAKLSSANEKNPKDGRCCVGIEGHGDEPEDFSYTCNFEYLPPLVLTCLLPLSYPSKEPPYFTVTVKWMDGPNVSQLCKMLDTIWAELPGQEVVYRWVESLRNSSRSYLWFDGKITLGPDTPMQKGDNRAISRSLSLESVIPSMLSYSSKKRYQAFLEDLHMCMICLSQSKGSNFIRLPCQHLFCVKCLGTLCRMHVKEGSVFQLVCPDTKCNASIPPYVLKRLLTEDEFERWDRLTLEKALDSMSDVVYCPRCVISCLEDEDNNAQCPKCSFFFCSFYKEPCHPRRQCLTPEEKLQRWQASGRMSEREVAQEILNIKALYNDVRLCPKCRMAISKTAGCNKMVCGNCGQFFCFRCGKAIKGYDHFRECKLFAPRDISAWERQMEEQYGNHVRLSLRPVGGTIRCPKCRERNFKDDEKYIFCWACRANYCTMCRREVQDKRGHFGSPECVGLEDF
- the LOC127769706 gene encoding uncharacterized protein LOC127769706 isoform X2, which codes for MALEAIYSDDLAVFGKKGGLRYFEIYIHYDLNDGAEVCAKLSSANEKNPKDGRCCVGIEGHGDEPEDFSYTCNFEYLPPLVLTCLLPLSYPSKEPPYFTVTVKWMDGPNVSQLCKMLDTIWAELPGQEVVYRWVESLRNSSRSYLWFDGKITLGPDTPMQKGDNRAISRSLSLESVIPSMLSYSSKKRYQAFLEDLHMCMICLSQSKGSNFIRLPCQHLFCVKCLGTLCRMHVKEGSVFQLVCPDTKCNASIPPYVLKRLLTEDEFERWDRLTLEKALDSMSDVVYCPRCVISCLEDEDNNAQCPKCSFFFCSFYKEPCHPRRQCLTPEEKLQRWQASGRMSEREVAQEILNIKALYNDVRLCPKCRMAISKTAGCNKMVCGNCGQFFCFRCGKAIKGYDHFRECKLFAPRDISAWERQMEEQYGNHVRLSLRPVGGTIRCPKCRERNFKDDEKYIFCWACRANYCTMCRREVQDKRGHFGSPECVGLEDF